One window of the Roseovarius sp. THAF9 genome contains the following:
- a CDS encoding DUF1206 domain-containing protein — protein sequence MADQRAPDWVIPMMRAGYSARGLVYLILGGLTMSAAFWGGNTEGTKGALQTLRDAPFGQILLWLVAFGFVCYGIWRFIAAYFDLENRGDEEKGMFQRLALVLTGLIHVGLGVAMASLALGVGGSSGGGGASDWTAKILQMPGGKWIAGVAALGILGAGVHYVIKGWKKKYKRYIQNNEKTQKLEPLLRWGFVSYGIVLAIVGVFLGFAAMNSDPSSAMGVGGALEYIRGLTGGRVLLGVIALGIIGFGIENFVEARYRIVPGVGHSSDIRSMAQAAKARAKTEARSVTAS from the coding sequence ATGGCCGATCAGAGAGCACCCGACTGGGTCATTCCGATGATGCGGGCGGGTTATTCCGCTCGCGGGCTGGTCTATCTCATTCTTGGCGGCTTGACGATGTCGGCTGCCTTTTGGGGCGGCAACACCGAGGGCACCAAGGGTGCGCTACAAACCTTGCGCGATGCGCCGTTCGGCCAGATCTTGCTTTGGCTCGTAGCCTTCGGGTTTGTCTGTTATGGCATCTGGCGCTTTATTGCGGCCTATTTCGATCTGGAAAATCGTGGCGACGAGGAAAAGGGCATGTTCCAGCGGCTTGCGCTGGTCTTGACCGGGTTGATCCACGTTGGTCTCGGTGTGGCGATGGCCTCGCTGGCGCTGGGCGTCGGCGGCAGCTCGGGCGGCGGTGGCGCATCGGACTGGACCGCAAAGATCCTGCAGATGCCCGGTGGCAAGTGGATTGCAGGGGTCGCCGCGCTGGGCATCCTGGGCGCGGGCGTCCATTACGTGATCAAGGGCTGGAAAAAGAAGTACAAACGGTACATTCAGAACAACGAGAAGACGCAAAAGCTTGAACCGCTGTTGCGCTGGGGCTTCGTCAGCTACGGCATCGTTCTGGCCATCGTGGGCGTTTTCCTCGGCTTTGCGGCGATGAATTCCGATCCGTCCTCTGCGATGGGCGTGGGCGGTGCCCTCGAATACATCCGTGGGTTGACCGGTGGTCGGGTTCTGCTGGGTGTGATCGCACTGGGGATCATCGGTTTCGGCATCGAGAATTTCGTGGAGGCGCGGTACCGGATCGTGCCGGGTGTCGGCCACAGCAGCGACATACGGAGCATGGCGCAAGCCGCCAAGGCAAGAGCCAAGACCG
- a CDS encoding DUF6446 family protein: MGKVIGIGIVMIALLAGAAMYYLQVYHFYEPVEATGTDDVRMVNLATGEPEPVLYDNFEAIDASSSPIRYRACFTTEMSQAMLTETYEMYEGAEPLTAPGWFDCFNAEVIADELETGTALAFLGEKNIGYGIDRIVVVTEDGRGYVWHELNECGDKAYDGTVVGEECPPREDNPDN, encoded by the coding sequence ATGGGTAAGGTCATCGGGATCGGGATTGTCATGATTGCACTCTTGGCCGGGGCGGCCATGTATTACCTGCAGGTCTACCACTTCTACGAGCCGGTCGAGGCGACGGGCACCGATGACGTGCGCATGGTGAACTTGGCCACCGGGGAGCCCGAGCCGGTTCTGTATGACAATTTCGAAGCGATCGACGCCAGCAGCAGCCCGATCCGCTATCGTGCCTGTTTCACCACCGAGATGAGCCAGGCAATGCTGACCGAGACCTATGAGATGTATGAGGGCGCCGAGCCGCTGACCGCGCCGGGATGGTTCGACTGTTTCAATGCGGAAGTCATTGCCGATGAACTTGAAACGGGCACCGCGCTGGCTTTTCTTGGTGAGAAGAATATCGGTTACGGGATCGACCGGATCGTGGTCGTCACCGAGGACGGGCGCGGCTATGTCTGGCACGAGCTGAACGAATGCGGTGACAAGGCTTACGATGGCACCGTTGTAGGCGAGGAATGCCCGCCGCGTGAAGATAATCCAGATAATTAA
- a CDS encoding glycine--tRNA ligase subunit alpha → MSDSIGKPRSFQEIILRLQAYWAVKGCAVMQPYDMEVGAGTFHPATTLRSLGSRAWAAAYVQPSRRPTDGRYGESPNRLQHYYQYQVLIKPSPPDLQALYLGSLEAIGIDMEMHDIRFVEDDWESPTLGAWGLGWEVWCDGMEVSQFTYFQQVGGHDCHPVSGELTYGLERLAMYVLGVDHVMDMPFNDPDAPIALSYGDVFLEAEAQFARWNFDVADTDVLLRHFVEAEAECDRILNEPELDPKTGRRIVMALPAYDQCIKASHIFNLLDARGAISVTERQAYIGRVRALAKKCADAYVLTADGGFAA, encoded by the coding sequence ATGAGCGACAGCATTGGCAAACCGCGGTCATTCCAGGAAATCATCCTGCGTTTGCAGGCCTATTGGGCCGTGAAGGGCTGTGCCGTGATGCAGCCCTATGACATGGAAGTGGGGGCGGGGACCTTCCACCCGGCCACGACACTGCGCTCGCTGGGATCGCGCGCCTGGGCCGCCGCCTATGTTCAGCCGTCACGCCGGCCCACCGACGGGCGCTACGGCGAAAGCCCCAACAGGTTGCAGCATTATTACCAGTACCAGGTGCTGATCAAACCCAGCCCGCCGGACCTGCAGGCGCTGTACCTCGGCAGTCTTGAAGCCATCGGCATCGACATGGAGATGCACGATATCCGCTTTGTCGAGGATGACTGGGAAAGCCCGACGCTGGGCGCGTGGGGCCTTGGCTGGGAAGTCTGGTGCGACGGGATGGAAGTCAGCCAGTTCACCTATTTCCAGCAGGTGGGCGGGCATGATTGTCACCCAGTCTCGGGCGAGCTGACCTACGGGCTTGAGCGGCTGGCGATGTACGTTCTGGGCGTCGACCATGTGATGGACATGCCCTTCAACGACCCCGACGCGCCCATCGCGCTAAGCTATGGTGACGTGTTCTTGGAGGCCGAGGCGCAATTCGCGCGGTGGAACTTCGACGTGGCGGACACCGACGTGCTGTTGCGTCATTTCGTCGAGGCAGAAGCCGAGTGCGACCGCATCCTGAACGAGCCCGAGCTGGACCCCAAGACCGGTCGTCGGATCGTCATGGCGCTGCCCGCCTATGATCAGTGCATCAAGGCCAGTCATATCTTCAACCTGCTGGATGCGCGCGGCGCGATCAGCGTGACCGAGCGGCAGGCCTATATCGGGCGTGTCCGGGCGTTGGCCAAGAAATGCGCCGATGCGTACGTGCTGACCGCCGATGGCGGCTTTGCCGCGTGA
- a CDS encoding serine protease — MSRIFLTLAFLAVTLVAPIAAKAQVFIQIEAQPSLSRAEDSARRYAGQMQDVNGFALGGGWYGIALGPYSEEDANTILRNLRSSRLIPRDSYIAEAAEFGRQFWPVGASVLNRPTQDVTEGTGTNSATEGTEQQTTIVEPKPEPEPSDETVREARASEALLTREERAALQEALKWAGFYGGAIDAAFGRGTRGSMARWQEANNFEATGVLTTRQRAELFRQYNEVLEGLDLRVVRDTGAGISMKLPTGVVEFSRYEPPFAHYDATGDIDAKVLLISQAGDRATLAGLYDIMQTLEIVPQDGPRNLEGDSFTLIGESAYTISHTQAWLRDGHIKGFTVVWPAGDEERRTRMLGEMQESFSRLDTVLDPTAGSNDVQSIDLVAGLEIRKPKISRSGFYVDRSGTVVTTTEVVASCGRITLDETIEAEVQTANDETGIAVLRPSTPLAPLGVAAFQQNAPRLQSDVAVAGYSYGGVLGAPSVTFGQLADVRGLNGEQEMKRLALNALDGDAGGPVVDAGGAVVGMLLPARDNSRQLPEGVSFAANAETIRQVLEQAGITPSATNGNGQMPPESLTERASGMTVLVSCWE, encoded by the coding sequence ATGTCGCGCATCTTTCTTACCCTCGCATTTCTGGCCGTCACCCTTGTGGCGCCGATCGCCGCCAAGGCGCAGGTTTTCATCCAGATCGAGGCGCAACCCAGCCTCTCGCGCGCCGAGGACAGTGCGCGCCGGTACGCGGGTCAGATGCAGGATGTGAACGGCTTTGCCCTGGGCGGTGGATGGTACGGTATCGCGCTTGGGCCCTACTCCGAAGAAGATGCCAACACGATCCTGCGCAACCTTCGATCGTCCCGCCTGATCCCACGCGACAGCTACATTGCCGAAGCGGCCGAGTTCGGTCGCCAGTTCTGGCCAGTGGGGGCCAGCGTTCTGAACCGCCCGACACAGGATGTCACCGAAGGCACCGGCACAAACAGCGCGACAGAGGGGACCGAGCAGCAAACCACAATCGTCGAGCCCAAGCCAGAGCCGGAGCCGTCCGACGAAACGGTGCGCGAGGCCCGCGCCAGTGAGGCGCTTTTGACCCGCGAAGAACGCGCGGCCTTGCAGGAAGCCCTGAAATGGGCGGGCTTTTACGGCGGCGCGATCGACGCCGCGTTCGGTCGCGGCACGCGCGGCTCGATGGCCCGCTGGCAGGAGGCGAACAACTTTGAGGCCACCGGCGTTCTGACCACCCGCCAGCGCGCGGAACTCTTCCGGCAGTATAACGAAGTCCTCGAAGGCCTGGACCTGCGTGTCGTTCGCGACACCGGCGCAGGCATCTCGATGAAACTACCGACCGGGGTGGTGGAATTTTCGAGATACGAACCGCCCTTCGCCCATTATGACGCCACCGGCGACATCGACGCGAAAGTCCTGCTGATCAGTCAGGCCGGGGACCGCGCCACCCTCGCAGGGCTTTACGATATCATGCAGACGTTGGAAATCGTGCCGCAAGACGGGCCGCGCAATCTCGAAGGCGACTCCTTCACCCTGATCGGCGAGAGCGCCTATACCATTTCACACACTCAAGCCTGGCTGCGTGACGGGCATATCAAGGGCTTCACCGTAGTTTGGCCCGCGGGCGACGAAGAGCGCCGCACCCGGATGCTTGGCGAAATGCAGGAGAGCTTTTCGCGCCTCGATACCGTGCTCGATCCGACGGCCGGCAGCAACGACGTGCAAAGTATCGACCTTGTCGCGGGGCTGGAAATCCGCAAGCCCAAGATCTCGCGCTCGGGGTTTTACGTCGATCGTTCCGGAACGGTCGTCACCACGACCGAAGTGGTCGCATCCTGCGGGCGCATTACCCTTGACGAAACCATCGAAGCCGAAGTTCAGACAGCGAATGACGAAACCGGTATCGCGGTCCTGCGCCCAAGCACGCCATTGGCTCCATTGGGCGTCGCGGCCTTCCAGCAGAACGCTCCCCGCCTGCAATCGGACGTGGCCGTCGCTGGCTACTCCTACGGCGGCGTTCTCGGCGCGCCGTCTGTCACCTTCGGACAGCTGGCCGATGTGCGGGGCCTGAACGGCGAACAAGAAATGAAACGCCTTGCGCTGAACGCGCTGGATGGGGACGCCGGCGGGCCGGTCGTGGACGCGGGCGGCGCCGTTGTCGGGATGCTTCTGCCTGCCCGCGACAACAGCCGGCAATTGCCCGAGGGCGTCAGCTTTGCCGCCAATGCCGAGACGATCCGCCAAGTGCTGGAACAGGCCGGCATCACACCGTCCGCCACCAACGGTAACGGCCAGATGCCGCCCGAAAGCCTCACGGAGCGCGCGTCGGGCATGACCGTTCTCGTCAGCTGCTGGGAATAA
- a CDS encoding 5-guanidino-2-oxopentanoate decarboxylase codes for MTQRPLGAQISHMLKARGVDVIFGIPGVHNVEMYRGIEEAGIRHVLARHEQGAGFMADGYARASGKPGVAYVITGPGLTNVMTPMGQAYSDSVPLLVISSCLDETAARRGQLHQMIDQEGAARCICDWSHETKSAEATYALVERAFNEFATARPRTKHLQVPIALGGSLADPAPASAQTRAKRPVARADDVAAVAEALQMAKSPMILFGGGCVGAGAAARAVVERSGAATMTTYAGRGVVGADLPLDFGAYLARPDSAEILARADLVLVVGSELSEIDLWREELGHEGRMIRVDIDPVELEHPQAELCILSDADAFLRALAESLPDQAKPKWDAADVAATKSRWRVEVEAERPGIMPVVDALRAACPAETMIYSDMTQFAYAAKEVWPMDRPGHWHHPFGYGTLGYGMPAAIGGAIAREGKPTLAICGDSGFQYTVQELGTAVEHGLPLPIILWDNGKLKEIEDAMIRSQIAPNAVVARNPDFCALAKAYGAHAVQPGSLDDMGAAVRAAFDADRPTLIHVKAGIGG; via the coding sequence ATGACTCAGCGACCACTTGGCGCACAAATCTCGCACATGCTGAAGGCCCGCGGGGTCGACGTGATCTTCGGTATCCCGGGGGTGCATAATGTCGAGATGTATCGCGGCATTGAGGAAGCAGGCATCCGCCACGTGCTGGCCCGGCATGAACAGGGCGCAGGGTTCATGGCCGACGGTTACGCCCGCGCGTCGGGCAAGCCGGGGGTTGCCTACGTCATTACCGGCCCGGGCCTAACCAATGTGATGACGCCGATGGGACAGGCCTATTCGGACAGCGTGCCGCTGTTGGTGATCTCAAGCTGCCTTGACGAGACGGCGGCGCGGCGCGGGCAGTTGCACCAGATGATCGACCAGGAAGGCGCGGCGCGCTGCATCTGCGACTGGAGCCATGAGACGAAGTCGGCCGAGGCCACATACGCCCTGGTCGAGCGGGCGTTCAACGAGTTCGCCACTGCGCGGCCCCGCACCAAGCACCTGCAAGTGCCGATCGCTCTTGGCGGCAGCCTGGCCGATCCGGCGCCGGCCTCTGCCCAGACGCGCGCCAAGAGACCCGTGGCGCGAGCCGACGATGTAGCGGCGGTGGCCGAGGCCCTGCAAATGGCGAAAAGCCCGATGATCCTGTTCGGTGGGGGCTGCGTTGGGGCAGGCGCGGCAGCACGGGCGGTGGTCGAGCGCAGTGGCGCGGCCACGATGACGACCTATGCCGGACGTGGTGTCGTCGGGGCCGACCTGCCGCTTGATTTCGGGGCGTATCTGGCGCGGCCGGACAGCGCAGAGATATTGGCACGGGCCGACCTGGTGCTTGTCGTGGGGTCCGAGTTGTCCGAGATCGACCTTTGGCGCGAAGAGTTGGGCCATGAAGGGCGGATGATCCGGGTGGACATCGACCCGGTGGAGCTGGAGCATCCACAGGCCGAGTTGTGCATTCTGTCCGACGCGGACGCGTTCCTGAGGGCGCTGGCAGAGAGCTTGCCTGACCAAGCCAAGCCGAAGTGGGATGCGGCGGACGTTGCGGCCACAAAGTCGCGCTGGCGGGTCGAGGTGGAGGCCGAACGCCCCGGCATCATGCCGGTGGTCGACGCGCTGCGCGCTGCCTGTCCGGCAGAGACGATGATCTATTCGGACATGACGCAATTTGCCTATGCCGCCAAGGAAGTCTGGCCGATGGATCGCCCCGGGCATTGGCATCACCCGTTCGGATACGGCACGCTGGGATACGGGATGCCCGCCGCGATCGGCGGGGCCATCGCGCGGGAGGGAAAACCGACGCTCGCGATCTGCGGAGACAGCGGCTTTCAGTATACCGTGCAGGAGCTGGGAACGGCCGTCGAGCATGGCTTGCCGTTGCCGATCATCCTGTGGGACAATGGCAAGCTCAAAGAGATCGAGGATGCGATGATCCGGTCTCAGATCGCGCCCAATGCGGTGGTCGCGCGAAATCCGGACTTCTGTGCTCTGGCGAAAGCCTATGGCGCCCATGCTGTTCAGCCCGGCAGCCTTGACGACATGGGCGCGGCGGTGCGCGCGGCATTCGATGCGGACCGACCGACGCTCATTCACGTCAAAGCCGGTATTGGTGGCTGA
- a CDS encoding TrkH family potassium uptake protein has product MVDFRPVGYVIGLTVMALGLAMVLPMMVDIAEGREHWQVFAESAILTVLFGGLVALSCRNGVREGLTIQQTFLLTTGVWVILPIFGAMPFILGATNSTLVDAFFEAMSGLTTTGSTVLSGLDTLPKGLNLWRGILQWLGGIGIIVVAMVFLPELRVGGMQIFRSEAFDTMGKILPRATEIASRISVIYLGLTLACITCYMMTGMNTFDATMHALTTVSTGGFSSYDASFGTFQGSAEWVATVFMILAALPFVRYVQLLAGSNVLLKDSQIRAFLVTIGILVFGTAAVLMTIFPHNPEQALREAAFNITSIISGTGYSSVDYMGWGPFLVSVFFFVGLIGGCAGSTSCSIKIFRYQLLFASVRSQLQRIYSPHGVFTPRYDGRAISEDVLSSVMSFFVFFVVTMGLVSVALGMTGLDFTTSVSGAASALANIGPGLGEIIGPAGNYQPLNDTAKWILIAAMLVGRLELLAVFAIFTLSFWRA; this is encoded by the coding sequence ATGGTGGATTTTCGCCCGGTTGGATATGTGATTGGCCTGACGGTCATGGCGCTGGGCCTGGCGATGGTTCTGCCCATGATGGTGGATATCGCTGAAGGCCGCGAGCATTGGCAGGTCTTCGCGGAAAGCGCGATCCTCACGGTTCTCTTCGGCGGTCTGGTCGCCTTGTCCTGCCGCAACGGGGTCCGCGAAGGGCTGACAATTCAACAGACCTTCCTTCTGACCACCGGCGTTTGGGTCATCCTGCCTATCTTTGGCGCGATGCCGTTCATTCTGGGGGCGACCAATTCGACCCTTGTCGACGCCTTCTTTGAAGCGATGTCCGGCCTGACCACGACCGGCTCTACCGTGTTGTCGGGTCTGGATACTTTGCCAAAGGGCCTGAATTTGTGGAGAGGTATCCTGCAATGGCTTGGCGGTATCGGTATCATTGTTGTGGCGATGGTTTTTTTGCCCGAATTGCGCGTGGGCGGTATGCAGATCTTCCGATCCGAAGCGTTCGACACCATGGGCAAGATCCTTCCGCGCGCCACCGAGATCGCCTCTCGTATCTCGGTGATCTATCTCGGTCTGACGCTGGCGTGCATCACATGCTACATGATGACCGGCATGAACACGTTCGATGCCACCATGCACGCGCTGACCACGGTGTCGACGGGCGGCTTTTCCTCGTATGACGCGTCTTTCGGCACGTTCCAAGGGTCGGCGGAATGGGTCGCGACGGTGTTCATGATCCTCGCGGCGCTGCCCTTCGTGCGCTACGTGCAGCTCTTGGCGGGCAGCAACGTTCTTTTGAAGGACAGTCAGATCCGGGCATTCCTGGTGACTATCGGTATCCTTGTTTTCGGCACGGCAGCTGTCTTGATGACGATCTTCCCGCACAATCCCGAGCAGGCTTTACGGGAGGCGGCGTTCAACATCACCTCGATCATAAGCGGCACCGGGTATTCCAGTGTGGATTACATGGGTTGGGGTCCGTTTCTTGTTTCGGTTTTCTTCTTCGTTGGCCTCATTGGTGGCTGCGCCGGGTCGACCAGTTGCTCGATCAAAATCTTCCGCTATCAGCTGCTGTTCGCATCGGTGCGCTCGCAACTTCAGCGGATCTATTCGCCGCACGGCGTGTTCACGCCCCGCTATGACGGGCGCGCAATTTCGGAAGATGTCCTGAGCTCGGTCATGTCGTTCTTCGTTTTCTTCGTGGTGACGATGGGCCTAGTGTCCGTGGCGCTTGGCATGACCGGTCTGGATTTCACCACGTCGGTGTCCGGCGCAGCCTCGGCGCTGGCCAATATCGGTCCGGGGCTGGGGGAAATCATCGGACCGGCGGGCAATTACCAGCCGCTCAACGACACCGCGAAGTGGATCCTAATCGCGGCGATGCTCGTTGGACGGCTGGAGCTTCTGGCCGTCTTTGCAATTTTCACACTTTCTTTCTGGAGGGCCTGA
- the folE2 gene encoding GTP cyclohydrolase FolE2, with protein MNVHPSDMKKVKDRTEAKAALDVLRAWAGTATPEEVADLDPAIARLLPQGEVSNYPTLRRDYPEDFKPDAAYKASMPDLQNGPSSLIKGARQQLQHVGISNFRLPIRFHTRDNGDLTLETSVTGSVSLEAEKKGINMSRIMRSFYKHAERTFSFEVIETALDDYISDLDSIDARIQMRFSFPMKITSLRSGLEGYQYYDIAMELVEHDGVRRKFMHLDYVYSSTCPCSLELSEHARQARGQLATPHSQRSVARISVEVVGEECLWFEDLIELARTAVATETQVMVKREDEQAFAELNAANPIFVEDAARLFSEQLLNDARIGDFRVIASHQESLHSHDAVSITTQGETFASESLDPKLFTTLFHVG; from the coding sequence ATGAATGTGCACCCTTCTGACATGAAGAAGGTCAAGGACCGCACCGAGGCGAAGGCCGCGCTGGACGTACTGCGCGCGTGGGCGGGAACGGCCACGCCGGAGGAGGTTGCCGACCTCGACCCGGCGATTGCCCGGCTTCTGCCGCAGGGCGAGGTGTCGAACTATCCGACCTTGCGCCGTGACTACCCGGAAGATTTCAAGCCCGACGCCGCCTACAAGGCAAGCATGCCCGATTTGCAGAACGGCCCGTCCTCGTTGATCAAGGGTGCGCGCCAACAGTTGCAGCATGTCGGAATTTCGAACTTCCGGCTGCCGATTCGGTTCCATACCCGAGACAACGGCGACCTGACGCTTGAAACCTCGGTGACCGGCTCGGTCAGCTTGGAGGCCGAGAAGAAGGGCATCAACATGTCCCGCATCATGCGCAGCTTTTACAAGCATGCCGAGCGGACTTTCAGTTTCGAGGTGATCGAGACGGCGCTCGACGATTACATTTCGGACTTGGACAGCATCGATGCGCGCATCCAGATGCGGTTTTCCTTCCCAATGAAGATCACGTCGCTGCGATCGGGGCTGGAAGGTTACCAATATTACGACATCGCGATGGAGTTGGTGGAGCATGACGGTGTGCGTCGCAAGTTTATGCACCTGGATTATGTCTACTCATCCACCTGTCCCTGCTCTCTGGAGCTGAGCGAGCACGCGCGGCAGGCGCGAGGCCAATTGGCCACGCCGCATTCCCAGCGGTCAGTGGCGCGGATCTCCGTCGAGGTGGTGGGCGAGGAGTGCCTGTGGTTCGAGGACCTGATCGAACTGGCCCGCACCGCTGTGGCGACCGAGACGCAGGTGATGGTTAAGCGCGAGGACGAGCAGGCCTTTGCCGAGCTGAACGCGGCCAACCCGATTTTCGTGGAGGATGCGGCGCGGCTTTTCTCTGAACAGTTGCTGAACGATGCACGGATCGGCGATTTCCGCGTGATTGCCAGCCACCAAGAAAGCCTGCACAGCCACGACGCGGTTAGCATCACGACCCAAGGCGAGACGTTCGCGTCCGAAAGCCTCGATCCAAAGCTGTTCACGACGCTGTTTCACGTCGGATGA
- the metZ gene encoding O-succinylhomoserine sulfhydrylase: MKNEWNRRTKLVHGGTRRSQYGEVSEAIFLTQGFVYDSAEAAEARFLQAGDDEFIYARYGNPTVAMFEDRIAALEGAEAAFATASGMAAVSGALISMLKAGNHVVSARALFGSCLYVLEEILTRYGVEVTFVDGPDLDAWRAAVREDTKVVFFETIANPTLEVVDVAAVAEIAHAVGAKVVADNVFATPVFSRALEQGADVVVYSATKHIDGQGRALGGVILGTQEYIRKTIEPYMKHTGGSMSPFTAWVMLKGLETIDLRVRAQADNALAIAEALQGHAGLERVLYPGHASHAQHELVKRQMGKGGTVIALDIKGGQAAAFRFLNALEIVVISNNLGDAKSIATHPATTTHQRLSDAQKDALGITPGLIRLSVGIEDAEDLIADVMQALEAVTQQ; encoded by the coding sequence ATGAAAAACGAGTGGAACAGACGCACCAAGCTGGTGCATGGCGGTACGCGGCGCAGCCAGTATGGCGAGGTGAGCGAGGCGATATTTCTGACGCAGGGCTTCGTCTATGACAGTGCGGAGGCCGCCGAGGCGCGGTTCTTGCAGGCCGGTGATGACGAGTTCATCTATGCCCGCTACGGCAACCCGACTGTGGCGATGTTCGAGGACCGTATCGCGGCGCTGGAAGGCGCGGAGGCCGCCTTCGCCACTGCGAGCGGCATGGCCGCGGTTAGCGGCGCGCTGATTTCGATGCTGAAGGCGGGCAATCACGTGGTGTCGGCGCGGGCGCTCTTTGGCTCGTGCCTCTATGTGCTGGAAGAGATCCTGACGCGCTATGGTGTCGAAGTGACGTTCGTCGATGGTCCGGATCTTGACGCGTGGCGGGCTGCCGTGCGTGAGGACACCAAGGTGGTGTTCTTCGAGACCATCGCCAACCCGACGCTGGAAGTGGTGGACGTGGCGGCGGTGGCCGAGATCGCCCACGCCGTCGGAGCCAAGGTGGTGGCCGACAACGTCTTTGCCACGCCAGTTTTTTCGAGAGCACTGGAACAGGGTGCCGACGTGGTGGTGTACTCCGCGACCAAGCATATCGATGGGCAGGGCCGTGCGCTGGGCGGTGTGATCCTCGGGACGCAGGAGTATATCCGCAAGACGATCGAGCCTTACATGAAGCATACCGGCGGGTCGATGTCGCCGTTTACTGCGTGGGTGATGCTGAAAGGGTTGGAGACGATCGACCTGCGCGTTCGAGCGCAGGCCGACAACGCACTGGCCATCGCCGAGGCGCTGCAGGGGCATGCGGGGCTTGAGCGCGTACTCTATCCCGGGCACGCCAGCCACGCGCAGCATGAGCTGGTCAAGCGCCAGATGGGCAAGGGCGGCACGGTCATTGCGCTGGACATCAAGGGCGGACAGGCGGCGGCCTTCCGTTTTCTGAACGCACTCGAGATCGTCGTGATCTCGAACAACCTTGGGGACGCGAAATCTATCGCCACCCATCCGGCGACGACGACGCACCAGCGGCTGTCAGATGCGCAGAAGGACGCGCTGGGCATAACGCCGGGCCTGATCCGGCTGAGCGTCGGCATCGAGGATGCCGAGGACCTGATTGCCGACGTGATGCAAGCGCTGGAGGCGGTGACGCAACAGTGA
- a CDS encoding alpha/beta hydrolase yields MPLLQIDATPLGPRLHDAAQPLLSTLRRALVRPGPVIIMTHGFKFEPGHPNACPHTHILSLAPKSGTWKAKSWPRGLGFGAGNRDEGLAIGFGWSARGSIWDAYKQAEQAGFCLADLVSMIRRVAPDRPVHLMAHSMGARVALGALPRLRAGAIGRVLLLNGAEFGTAARAAIESDAGRAAEIISVTTRENDLFDFLMERLISAPEHGDRSLAQALPQRQNTLTVQLDHPDTLPSLERTGFRVAPGRARFYCHWSTYLREGLFDFYRALLREPQHVTLSRLRAQLPDMPDPRWSRVLPWPKPGMATLPFFSRQPQARLSSGGITSSTMNQ; encoded by the coding sequence ATGCCGCTCTTGCAGATCGACGCCACGCCACTTGGTCCTCGCCTTCACGATGCGGCGCAGCCGCTTCTGTCGACCCTGCGCCGCGCGCTTGTCCGCCCCGGTCCAGTCATCATCATGACCCACGGGTTCAAATTCGAACCAGGCCATCCCAATGCCTGTCCGCACACCCATATCCTGTCGCTCGCCCCCAAAAGCGGCACTTGGAAAGCCAAAAGCTGGCCACGCGGTCTGGGATTCGGCGCAGGCAACCGTGACGAAGGACTCGCAATCGGGTTCGGCTGGTCCGCCCGCGGCTCCATCTGGGACGCCTACAAGCAGGCCGAACAGGCTGGCTTTTGCCTTGCCGACCTTGTGTCGATGATACGCCGGGTGGCCCCGGACCGCCCCGTGCATTTGATGGCGCATTCGATGGGCGCACGCGTGGCACTTGGCGCGCTGCCGCGTCTTCGGGCCGGCGCGATTGGCCGTGTACTGCTGCTAAACGGTGCCGAATTCGGCACCGCCGCCCGCGCGGCTATCGAGAGCGATGCAGGCCGCGCCGCCGAAATCATCAGCGTCACCACGCGCGAGAACGACCTGTTCGATTTCCTTATGGAACGCCTGATCTCGGCCCCTGAACACGGCGACCGCAGCCTCGCGCAGGCGCTGCCGCAACGGCAGAACACCCTGACGGTGCAGCTTGATCACCCCGATACCCTGCCCTCGTTGGAACGCACCGGGTTCCGCGTGGCGCCGGGGCGAGCGCGATTCTACTGTCATTGGTCGACCTATCTGCGCGAGGGTCTGTTCGATTTCTACCGCGCCCTGCTACGCGAACCTCAGCACGTCACGTTGTCGCGGCTTCGTGCACAGCTGCCGGACATGCCAGATCCGCGCTGGTCGCGCGTCTTGCCTTGGCCCAAACCCGGGATGGCAACTCTCCCGTTTTTCTCCCGCCAGCCTCAGGCAAGGCTGTCTTCGGGCGGCATCACAAGCAGCACGATGAACCAATAA